In one window of Phormidium ambiguum IAM M-71 DNA:
- the nifD gene encoding nitrogenase molybdenum-iron protein alpha chain, whose protein sequence is MTFIEEKPKLAVEAPETDTKALIKEVLEVYPDKAKKKREKHLNVYEEGKSDCGVKSNIKSVPGSMTTRGCAYAGSKGVVWGPIKDMIHISHGPVGCGYYSWSGRRNYYIGTTGIDTFGTMQFTSDFQERDIVFGGDKKLAKLITELEELFPLQRGVSIQSECPIGLIGDDIEAVAKKAAKEIGKPVVPVRCEGFRGVSQSLGHHIANDAVRDWVFPQADKKKKELGIESTPYDVAIIGDYNIGGDAWSSRILLEEIGLRVVAQWSGDGTLHEMMLTPNVKLNLVHCYRSMNYISRHMEETYGIPWLEYNFFGPTQIAQSLREIAAKFDATIQENAEKVIAKYEAQTKAVIEKYRSRLEGKTVALMVGGLRPRHVVPAFQDLGMKLIGTGYEFGHNDDYKRTTHYVEGGTLIYDDVSAYEFEQFVKALKPDLIASGIKEKYVFQKMALPFRQMHSWDYSGPYHGYDGFAIFARDMDLALNSPTWGLIGAPWKKTEATA, encoded by the coding sequence ATGACATTTATAGAAGAAAAACCAAAACTCGCCGTAGAAGCCCCAGAAACAGATACAAAAGCACTGATTAAAGAAGTTCTGGAAGTCTACCCCGACAAAGCCAAAAAGAAACGGGAAAAGCACCTGAACGTTTACGAAGAAGGTAAATCTGATTGCGGCGTTAAATCAAATATCAAATCCGTTCCCGGTTCTATGACCACTCGCGGTTGTGCCTATGCAGGTTCAAAAGGTGTGGTCTGGGGGCCAATCAAAGACATGATTCACATCAGTCATGGCCCTGTTGGTTGTGGCTACTACTCTTGGTCTGGTCGCCGTAATTACTACATAGGAACAACTGGCATTGATACCTTTGGGACAATGCAATTTACCTCCGACTTCCAAGAAAGAGATATCGTATTTGGTGGTGACAAAAAACTCGCCAAACTAATTACCGAACTAGAAGAACTTTTCCCCCTGCAAAGAGGCGTTTCTATTCAATCTGAATGTCCCATTGGTTTGATTGGAGACGATATTGAAGCCGTTGCCAAGAAAGCTGCTAAAGAGATTGGTAAGCCAGTTGTACCTGTACGTTGTGAAGGCTTCCGGGGCGTATCTCAATCTCTCGGACACCACATTGCCAATGATGCTGTGCGTGATTGGGTATTCCCCCAAGCAGATAAGAAAAAGAAAGAATTAGGCATTGAAAGCACTCCCTACGACGTAGCAATTATTGGTGACTACAACATCGGTGGAGATGCTTGGTCAAGCCGGATTTTGTTAGAAGAAATCGGTCTGCGGGTTGTGGCTCAGTGGTCAGGTGATGGCACACTCCACGAAATGATGTTAACTCCTAACGTCAAGCTGAATCTAGTTCACTGCTATCGCTCCATGAACTATATCAGCCGCCACATGGAAGAAACTTACGGTATTCCTTGGTTAGAATACAACTTCTTTGGCCCCACCCAAATTGCTCAATCCTTGCGGGAAATCGCAGCTAAATTTGACGCAACTATTCAGGAAAATGCGGAAAAAGTTATCGCCAAATACGAAGCGCAAACGAAAGCTGTAATTGAAAAATATCGTTCTCGCTTAGAAGGTAAAACAGTTGCGTTAATGGTTGGCGGTCTGCGTCCCCGTCACGTTGTCCCTGCTTTCCAAGACTTAGGCATGAAGTTAATTGGTACAGGCTACGAGTTCGGTCACAACGACGATTACAAACGCACAACTCACTACGTCGAAGGCGGCACGCTCATTTATGATGACGTTTCTGCTTATGAGTTCGAGCAGTTTGTGAAAGCATTAAAGCCAGATTTAATTGCTTCTGGAATTAAAGAAAAATATGTCTTCCAGAAAATGGCTCTACCCTTCCGCCAAATGCACTCTTGGGATTACTCTGGCCCTTATCACGGTTATGACGGATTTGCCATCTTCGCTCGTGACATGGATTTAGCTTTAAACAGTCCCACTTGGGGATTGATTGGCGCACCTTGGAAAAAGACTGAAGCAACTGCATAG
- the nifH gene encoding nitrogenase iron protein — translation MSDKIRQIAFYGKGGIGKSTTSQNTIAGLAELGQRIMIVGCDPKADSTRLMLHSKAQTTILHLAAERGAVEDLELEEVLLTGYKDVKCVESGGPEPGVGCAGRGIITAINFLEENGAYEDLDFVSYDVLGDVVCGGFAMPIREGKAQEIYIVTSGEMMAMYAANNIARGILKYAHSGGVRLGGLICNSRKVDREIELIETLAARLNTQMIHFVPRDNVVQHAELRRMTVIEYAPNCNQANEYRALAKKIAENTKLTIPTPISMDELEELLVEFGILGDDKEFEHLVGKTADEAPVELAAV, via the coding sequence ATGAGCGACAAAATCAGACAGATTGCATTCTACGGCAAAGGTGGTATCGGTAAATCTACCACTTCCCAAAATACGATCGCAGGTTTAGCAGAACTAGGCCAACGCATCATGATCGTAGGATGCGACCCCAAAGCCGACTCTACCCGTCTAATGTTGCACAGCAAAGCCCAAACCACCATTCTGCATTTAGCAGCAGAACGGGGTGCAGTTGAAGACTTGGAACTCGAAGAAGTGCTCTTAACAGGCTACAAAGACGTTAAATGCGTTGAATCTGGTGGCCCTGAGCCTGGTGTAGGTTGCGCCGGACGTGGGATTATCACTGCCATCAACTTCCTAGAAGAAAACGGTGCTTACGAAGACCTCGACTTTGTTTCCTACGACGTATTAGGGGACGTTGTTTGCGGTGGTTTCGCAATGCCAATCCGTGAAGGTAAAGCTCAAGAGATTTACATCGTTACTTCTGGTGAAATGATGGCAATGTATGCTGCTAACAACATTGCTCGTGGGATTCTCAAATATGCTCACTCTGGCGGCGTGCGTTTAGGTGGATTGATTTGCAACAGCCGGAAAGTCGATCGTGAAATTGAGCTAATTGAAACTTTAGCCGCTCGCCTCAACACCCAGATGATTCACTTCGTACCTCGTGACAACGTAGTGCAACACGCAGAACTGCGCCGCATGACCGTCATCGAATATGCGCCCAACTGCAACCAAGCTAACGAGTATCGCGCCCTAGCTAAGAAGATCGCAGAAAATACCAAGCTGACCATTCCTACCCCCATCTCGATGGATGAATTAGAAGAACTGCTTGTAGAATTCGGCATCTTGGGTGACGACAAAGAGTTTGAGCATCTAGTTGGTAAAACCGCTGACGAAGCTCCAGTAGAACTAGCTGCGGTCTAG
- the nifU gene encoding Fe-S cluster assembly protein NifU: MWDYTEKVLDLFYNPKNQGAIADDRESEIAVVFGEVGSIACGDALRLHLKIDIPADRILDARFQTFGCTSAIASSSALTELIKGLTLDEALKITNREIADYLGGLPEAKMHCSVMGQEALEAAIYKYRGIEVEHHEEDEGALICACFGVTESKIRRVAIENNLTSADQITSYVKAGGGCSSCLAAIEDILATVLRDTNATSKRLASEIATAQEKAQINLTNVQKIALIQQVLHEEVRPLLLADGGDVELYDVEGNTVKVLLKGACGSCTSSTTTLKIAVEARLKERVHPNLVVEAVN, encoded by the coding sequence ATGTGGGACTACACCGAGAAAGTATTAGACCTTTTTTATAACCCGAAAAACCAAGGCGCGATCGCCGACGATCGAGAATCAGAAATAGCTGTGGTATTTGGCGAGGTTGGCAGTATTGCTTGTGGGGATGCCCTCCGGCTGCATCTGAAAATTGACATTCCCGCCGATCGGATTTTGGATGCTCGTTTTCAAACCTTTGGCTGTACCAGCGCGATCGCATCTTCTTCTGCTTTAACTGAATTGATCAAAGGACTCACATTAGATGAGGCACTCAAGATTACCAATAGAGAGATTGCAGATTATCTCGGTGGATTGCCAGAAGCGAAAATGCACTGTTCTGTGATGGGACAAGAAGCATTAGAAGCCGCAATTTATAAGTATCGCGGTATTGAAGTCGAGCATCACGAAGAAGATGAAGGAGCATTAATCTGCGCTTGCTTCGGCGTAACTGAAAGTAAGATTCGTCGAGTTGCGATCGAAAACAATTTAACCTCAGCAGATCAAATAACCAGTTACGTCAAAGCTGGAGGCGGTTGTAGTTCCTGTTTAGCAGCGATTGAAGATATTCTAGCCACCGTACTGCGAGATACAAATGCCACCTCCAAACGATTAGCAAGTGAGATCGCTACTGCTCAAGAAAAGGCGCAAATAAACCTCACAAATGTCCAAAAAATTGCTTTAATTCAACAAGTTCTGCACGAAGAAGTTCGTCCATTACTATTAGCAGATGGCGGTGATGTCGAACTTTACGACGTAGAAGGTAACACAGTCAAAGTTTTACTCAAGGGTGCGTGTGGCTCTTGTACATCCAGTACAACAACCCTCAAGATTGCCGTCGAAGCTCGATTGAAAGAGCGCGTTCATCCCAATTTAGTTGTAGAAGCAGTGAATTAA
- the nifS gene encoding cysteine desulfurase NifS: MNIIYFDNNATTKVDPIVLEAMLPYLQEYYGNPSSMHSFGGQVGKEIKNARSQVAALLGAEESEIIFTSCGTEGNNTAIRAALAAQPDRNHIITTQVEHACIMNVCKQLEKQGYKVTYLSVDSQGQIDLAELEAALTGNTALVSTMYANNETGVIFPVEEIGALAKAYGATFHVDAVQVVGKLPINLKNSTIDLLTLSGHKLHAPKGVGALYVRRGFRFRPYLIGGHQERGRRAGTENVAGVIALGKAAELAQQHLGDVDREKRLRDRLEKGLLSSIPDCQVNGHPIKRLPNTTNIGFKYIEGEAILFSLNQFGVCASSGSACTSGSLEPSHVLRSMGLPYTILHGSIRFSLSRYSTDAEVDRVLEVMPPIIERLRALSPFNSDRAGWLQDRQEAIAIR; the protein is encoded by the coding sequence GTGAATATCATTTATTTTGACAATAATGCCACCACTAAAGTAGATCCGATCGTGCTAGAGGCTATGTTGCCTTACCTGCAAGAGTATTATGGTAATCCTTCCTCAATGCACAGCTTTGGCGGACAAGTTGGGAAAGAAATTAAAAATGCCCGATCGCAAGTTGCAGCATTATTAGGAGCAGAAGAATCAGAAATTATCTTTACCAGTTGCGGAACCGAAGGAAATAATACCGCCATTCGCGCTGCCTTAGCTGCACAACCCGATCGCAACCATATCATTACAACTCAAGTCGAACACGCTTGCATTATGAATGTGTGCAAGCAGTTGGAAAAGCAAGGTTATAAAGTTACTTACCTTTCAGTTGATAGTCAAGGACAAATTGATTTAGCAGAGTTAGAAGCAGCATTAACTGGAAATACAGCTTTAGTTTCCACCATGTATGCCAATAACGAAACCGGAGTGATTTTCCCAGTTGAAGAAATTGGCGCACTGGCTAAAGCTTACGGTGCAACCTTCCATGTCGATGCAGTGCAAGTAGTGGGAAAATTACCAATCAATCTGAAAAATAGCACGATCGATTTATTAACTCTATCTGGACACAAACTTCATGCCCCCAAAGGCGTAGGTGCGTTGTACGTGCGTCGAGGTTTCCGCTTCCGTCCTTACCTGATCGGCGGACACCAAGAACGAGGACGCAGAGCAGGTACAGAAAACGTTGCAGGTGTTATTGCTCTAGGCAAAGCCGCAGAATTAGCACAGCAACATTTAGGTGATGTCGATCGAGAAAAACGCTTACGCGATCGCTTAGAAAAAGGTTTACTCTCCAGTATCCCTGATTGCCAGGTAAACGGACATCCCATCAAACGGCTACCGAATACTACCAACATAGGTTTTAAGTATATCGAAGGAGAAGCCATCCTATTTTCCCTCAACCAGTTCGGTGTTTGTGCTTCCTCCGGTTCTGCTTGTACCTCTGGTTCTCTAGAACCCTCTCACGTACTGCGATCCATGGGCTTACCTTACACCATTCTGCACGGTTCAATTCGGTTTAGCCTCTCTCGCTACAGTACCGATGCGGAAGTCGATCGCGTCCTCGAAGTTATGCCCCCCATTATCGAACGCCTACGGGCATTATCACCCTTCAACAGCGATCGAGCAGGTTGGTTACAAGACAGACAAGAAGCGATCGCTATTAGATAA
- the nifB gene encoding nitrogenase cofactor biosynthesis protein NifB: MTPPPTTLLTAPEKSQVKAKSSSCGCSSSSNTADGLDEKMRARIEKHPCYSEEAHHHYARMHVAVAPACNIQCNYCNRKYDCANESRPGVVSELLTPEEAAHKVLVIAGKIPQMTVLGIAGPGDPLANPEKTFRTFELIAEQAPDIKLCLSTNGLMLPEYVDRIKQLNVDHVTITINMVDPEIGTKIYPWVHYKRKRYKGLEAAKILHERQMEGLQALKEADILCKVNSVMIPGINDEHLVEVNRVIREKGAFLHNIMPLISAKEHGTYFGLTGQRGPNPKELKTIQDKCSGNMKMMRHCRQCRADAVGLLGEDRSQEFTKDKFINMAPEYNLETRQEVHAGIEKFKTELQKAKATVTAKNKVVDSPKILVAVATKGGGIVNQHFGHAKEFMVYEVDANEAKFVGHRKIDHYCQSGYGEESTLDNIIQTISDCKAVFVSKIGNCPETELQKAGIQAVEAYDVIEKVARKFYDQYLKQQLA, from the coding sequence ATGACACCACCACCCACAACTCTGCTCACTGCTCCAGAAAAGTCTCAAGTCAAGGCGAAATCAAGTAGCTGTGGTTGCAGCAGTTCCAGCAATACCGCAGATGGACTCGATGAAAAAATGCGGGCTAGGATTGAAAAACATCCTTGTTACAGCGAAGAAGCTCATCACCATTATGCAAGAATGCACGTTGCAGTTGCTCCGGCTTGCAACATTCAATGCAACTACTGTAATCGCAAATATGACTGTGCGAATGAAAGTCGTCCTGGCGTAGTTAGCGAACTACTGACCCCAGAGGAAGCTGCTCATAAAGTGCTAGTCATCGCTGGCAAAATTCCCCAAATGACAGTTTTAGGGATTGCTGGCCCAGGCGACCCCCTAGCTAACCCCGAAAAAACCTTTCGCACCTTTGAACTGATTGCCGAACAAGCTCCCGACATTAAACTTTGCTTATCTACTAACGGGTTAATGTTGCCAGAGTATGTCGATCGCATCAAACAACTAAATGTCGATCACGTCACCATTACCATTAACATGGTTGACCCAGAAATTGGTACAAAAATTTATCCTTGGGTTCATTACAAACGCAAACGTTATAAAGGATTAGAAGCTGCCAAAATCTTACACGAACGACAAATGGAAGGATTGCAGGCATTAAAAGAAGCCGACATCCTTTGCAAAGTTAATTCGGTAATGATTCCAGGTATCAATGACGAACATTTAGTCGAAGTAAATCGAGTAATTCGAGAAAAAGGCGCATTTTTGCACAATATAATGCCCTTAATCTCAGCTAAAGAACACGGAACTTACTTTGGTTTAACCGGACAACGGGGGCCGAATCCCAAAGAATTAAAAACTATTCAAGATAAATGCTCTGGCAATATGAAGATGATGCGCCACTGCCGTCAATGCCGAGCCGATGCAGTGGGATTATTAGGGGAAGATCGTTCTCAAGAATTTACTAAAGATAAGTTCATCAACATGGCTCCAGAATACAACCTGGAGACTCGCCAAGAAGTTCACGCTGGCATTGAGAAATTCAAAACGGAACTGCAAAAAGCCAAAGCAACTGTCACAGCTAAAAATAAGGTCGTTGATAGTCCCAAAATTCTCGTCGCAGTTGCAACTAAGGGAGGCGGAATCGTCAATCAACACTTCGGTCATGCTAAAGAGTTCATGGTTTACGAAGTGGATGCCAACGAAGCTAAATTTGTCGGTCATCGCAAAATCGACCATTATTGTCAAAGTGGTTATGGTGAGGAATCGACACTAGATAACATTATTCAAACTATCTCAGATTGTAAGGCGGTTTTTGTTTCTAAAATTGGTAACTGTCCCGAAACAGAATTGCAAAAAGCAGGAATTCAAGCTGTTGAAGCTTACGACGTAATTGAGAAAGTTGCCAGAAAGTTTTACGACCAATATCTAAAACAACAGTTAGCTTAA
- the cysE gene encoding serine O-acetyltransferase, producing the protein MLQFCDRLFTQQATLSVIPSTIVAQIQSAKQFAFECIQTVPLVEDFRTIFARDPAARNWLEVLCCYPGFHAIVCYRFAHWLYCRNIPFFPRLISHLGRCFTGIEIHPGAVLGKGIVIDHGMGVVIGETAIVGDYALIYQGVTLGGTGKESGKRHPTVGNHVVIGAGAKILGNICVGNYARIGAGSIILRDVPSHCTAVGVPGRNLCRTNTQDCPLEHGQIPDPEAIAILTLVNRIEHLEEQLQSLKLQTLTLCENQTNATAS; encoded by the coding sequence ATGCTTCAGTTCTGCGATCGTCTTTTTACTCAGCAAGCGACACTTTCAGTAATTCCGTCAACGATAGTGGCGCAAATACAGTCTGCTAAACAATTTGCCTTCGAGTGCATTCAAACAGTACCTCTGGTTGAAGATTTTCGGACGATTTTTGCGCGAGATCCAGCCGCTCGTAATTGGTTAGAAGTATTGTGTTGTTATCCTGGCTTCCACGCGATCGTCTGCTATCGTTTTGCTCACTGGCTGTATTGTCGCAATATCCCATTTTTTCCCCGTCTGATATCCCATTTAGGACGATGCTTCACTGGAATTGAAATTCATCCAGGTGCAGTTCTGGGAAAAGGAATTGTCATCGATCACGGTATGGGAGTTGTGATTGGAGAAACGGCGATCGTCGGCGATTACGCGCTGATCTATCAAGGAGTAACGTTAGGCGGTACGGGAAAAGAAAGCGGCAAACGCCATCCCACTGTAGGAAATCATGTTGTAATTGGGGCGGGAGCAAAGATACTCGGCAATATTTGTGTTGGTAACTATGCCCGCATTGGCGCTGGTTCAATTATATTGCGAGATGTACCTAGTCATTGCACAGCAGTTGGTGTCCCAGGTCGCAACCTTTGCCGCACAAATACTCAAGATTGTCCTTTAGAACACGGACAAATTCCAGATCCAGAAGCGATCGCTATCCTCACTCTAGTTAATCGAATCGAACATCTAGAGGAGCAATTACAAAGTTTAAAACTGCAAACCCTTACTCTGTGTGAGAACCAAACCAATGCAACCGCCTCTTAG
- a CDS encoding Asr1405/Asl0597 family protein, with amino-acid sequence MQPPLSANPPIQQALAIARCDRWCIYHRLQELMISCSCPADGSLCVEIHHGIDLILVRSVVQQYATSRQELVNWLEQCWFTKASEQN; translated from the coding sequence ATGCAACCGCCTCTTAGTGCAAATCCTCCCATACAACAAGCTCTAGCGATTGCACGGTGCGATCGCTGGTGTATTTACCATCGCCTGCAAGAACTGATGATTTCCTGTTCTTGTCCCGCAGATGGCTCGTTATGCGTTGAAATTCATCATGGCATTGATTTGATTTTAGTTCGCAGTGTTGTTCAACAGTACGCGACATCCCGCCAAGAATTAGTGAATTGGTTAGAGCAATGCTGGTTTACCAAAGCTTCAGAGCAGAATTAG
- the nifV gene encoding homocitrate synthase — MGNSTKHCIQINDTTLRDGEQAAGVAFTIAEKVAIAKFLDAIGVQELEVGIPAMGQQEVKAIRAIVDLDLNAQLLGWNRANIADIKASVACGLKRIHISVPVSEIQIAAKFHGQWRVMLGRLEEAMNFALDLGLSVSVGGEDSSRADMNFVQDVAGYAQSLGAFRFRFCDTVGILDPLTTFHKVQQLVQRLDIPIEMHTHNDLGLATANALAGIQAGALSVNTTVNGLGERAGNAALEEVVMALKRIHNFSLGINTQRLLELSQLVAEASNYPIPPWKAVVGANAFVHESGIHAHGILQNPATYEPFDPAEVGWQHRFSIGKHSGRHLLQEVLQKYGIILSPAETHTLLEAVRDRSVQVKRSLTAEELLSLVPSVRDIAHAT; from the coding sequence ATGGGCAATTCTACTAAACATTGCATTCAAATCAACGATACAACACTCCGAGATGGCGAACAAGCAGCAGGTGTTGCTTTTACGATCGCCGAAAAGGTAGCGATCGCTAAATTTCTGGATGCGATCGGAGTACAGGAATTAGAAGTGGGCATTCCCGCAATGGGACAACAAGAAGTAAAAGCGATTCGTGCGATCGTCGATCTGGACTTAAATGCTCAATTACTAGGTTGGAATCGAGCCAACATTGCTGATATCAAAGCTTCAGTTGCTTGCGGTTTAAAGCGAATTCATATTTCCGTTCCTGTCTCTGAAATTCAAATCGCTGCCAAATTTCATGGTCAATGGCGAGTGATGCTAGGACGACTTGAAGAAGCAATGAATTTTGCTCTCGATCTTGGCTTGTCTGTTTCTGTCGGGGGTGAAGATTCTTCTAGAGCAGATATGAATTTTGTACAAGATGTTGCTGGCTATGCCCAGAGTTTAGGTGCTTTTCGGTTTCGTTTTTGCGATACCGTTGGTATCCTCGACCCCTTAACCACATTTCATAAGGTGCAGCAACTCGTTCAACGTCTCGACATTCCTATAGAAATGCACACCCACAACGATTTGGGGTTAGCAACAGCGAATGCTTTGGCAGGAATTCAAGCAGGTGCATTATCAGTAAATACAACGGTAAATGGTTTAGGCGAACGTGCGGGTAATGCAGCTTTAGAAGAGGTGGTGATGGCACTAAAACGGATTCACAATTTTTCATTGGGAATTAATACGCAACGCTTGTTAGAACTCTCACAGCTTGTGGCAGAGGCTTCCAATTATCCTATTCCTCCCTGGAAAGCTGTAGTTGGTGCAAATGCTTTTGTTCACGAATCTGGTATCCATGCTCATGGTATCTTACAAAATCCAGCGACGTATGAACCCTTCGATCCGGCTGAGGTGGGTTGGCAGCACCGCTTTTCTATTGGTAAACATTCTGGTCGTCATTTGCTACAGGAGGTATTACAAAAGTACGGAATCATCCTGAGTCCGGCTGAAACTCATACTCTCTTAGAAGCTGTGCGCGATCGCTCCGTACAAGTTAAACGCAGTCTAACTGCTGAAGAACTTTTGAGTTTAGTACCATCAGTGAGGGATATCGCTCATGCAACCTGA
- a CDS encoding nitrogen fixation protein NifZ gives MQPDDLELDLPPYFEIGQKVRTKKLIRNDGTYPGQDIGATLAKKGEIGYVISIGTFLQSSYIYAVHFLGTGFIVGCRRKELEPIDTGN, from the coding sequence ATGCAACCTGATGATTTAGAGCTAGACCTACCACCGTATTTTGAAATTGGTCAAAAAGTCCGAACGAAAAAACTAATTCGTAACGATGGTACATATCCCGGTCAAGATATCGGCGCGACCCTAGCAAAGAAAGGCGAGATTGGTTATGTGATCAGTATAGGTACATTTCTCCAATCTTCATACATTTATGCCGTTCACTTCCTGGGAACAGGATTTATTGTCGGTTGCCGTCGCAAAGAATTAGAACCGATTGATACAGGTAATTAA
- the nifT gene encoding putative nitrogen fixation protein NifT translates to MKVMLSRNSNGTLLVYVAKKDLEEEVVSESETDAGRVFKLANGWELVAPNFTDSTQLPQTIEMKRIT, encoded by the coding sequence ATGAAAGTAATGTTAAGTAGAAATTCAAATGGAACTTTACTTGTATATGTTGCTAAAAAAGATTTGGAAGAAGAAGTAGTTTCTGAGTCTGAAACCGATGCAGGTAGAGTATTCAAACTTGCGAATGGTTGGGAACTTGTTGCCCCTAATTTCACAGATAGTACTCAGTTACCACAAACTATTGAAATGAAAAGAATTACATAG
- a CDS encoding PAS domain-containing protein translates to MNVDIFTRQVETVNSRLHQLFRDAGVNPSQSQMLAQALKELGVISEELQVAVDELMIQNEELAATRMRIETERQRYENLFDFTLDAQLVTDIDGTIREANRAACTLLNLPQKFLVGKPLIVFVFESDRLQFRSELNKFKYQQQIQEIEVLIQPRQGEEFESSLRLAPLFDKEGNIRELRWLLRNISLEKRSLDRIPNNELDCKFKHRSFMYNRGEIIPLSKQVIWLVSQGLVKLTTTTESGEEVLIGFAGKEMVFGSSLTALPTYQATTLSSRAELVSICLSEVSNYSNLYQDLFPKISQRLKQTETMLAISGQKLVKDRLRDLLRLLRQEFGEPVAEGTRLTIRLIHEDLASACCTTRVTITRLLSFLQKQGEIAFDCKSHIIIKNPKF, encoded by the coding sequence ATGAACGTTGATATTTTCACCAGGCAGGTAGAAACAGTCAATAGCAGACTGCATCAACTTTTTCGTGATGCTGGCGTTAATCCATCGCAATCACAGATGCTAGCCCAAGCTTTAAAAGAACTGGGTGTGATTTCCGAAGAGTTACAAGTAGCTGTAGATGAACTGATGATTCAAAATGAAGAACTGGCTGCCACAAGGATGAGAATAGAAACAGAGCGCCAACGATATGAAAATCTGTTTGATTTTACACTTGATGCTCAGTTAGTTACTGATATTGATGGAACAATTCGGGAAGCTAATCGTGCTGCTTGCACTTTACTTAATTTACCACAGAAGTTTTTAGTTGGGAAACCGTTAATAGTTTTTGTTTTCGAGTCAGACCGTTTGCAATTTCGTAGTGAACTTAATAAATTTAAATATCAACAACAGATACAAGAAATAGAAGTACTTATCCAACCACGACAAGGAGAAGAATTTGAATCATCTTTGCGCTTAGCACCTTTGTTTGATAAAGAAGGTAATATCCGTGAATTGCGTTGGTTGTTGCGAAATATTTCTCTAGAAAAACGATCGCTCGATCGCATCCCAAACAATGAATTAGATTGCAAATTTAAGCACCGTTCTTTTATGTATAATAGAGGAGAAATTATTCCCCTATCTAAACAGGTAATTTGGCTAGTTTCCCAAGGATTAGTTAAACTAACTACAACCACCGAAAGTGGCGAAGAAGTCCTGATCGGATTTGCTGGAAAAGAAATGGTTTTTGGTTCTAGCCTTACTGCTTTACCAACTTACCAAGCAACAACTTTATCCAGTCGAGCAGAATTAGTATCTATTTGCTTATCAGAGGTTAGTAACTATTCCAATTTATACCAAGATTTATTTCCGAAAATTAGCCAAAGACTAAAACAAACAGAAACAATGTTAGCAATTTCTGGTCAAAAATTAGTCAAAGACCGATTACGCGATCTTTTACGACTTTTGCGACAAGAATTTGGTGAACCTGTAGCCGAAGGAACGCGCTTAACTATACGTTTAATCCATGAAGATTTGGCTAGTGCTTGCTGCACCACTAGAGTGACAATTACCCGCTTACTGAGTTTTTTACAAAAACAAGGAGAGATCGCTTTTGACTGTAAATCCCATATTATAATTAAGAATCCCAAGTTTTAG
- a CDS encoding Nif3-like dinuclear metal center hexameric protein has protein sequence MKVAELIHWWESWANPAWQESWDNCGWQIEPGILDAPAKVLICLTPTLAVMQEAILLRNQGIEINLIFAHHPLIFSPLKSIRTGNPISEMVRLAFSHQIGVYTAHTNFDQVNDGTADVLAQILELQEVTPITPTQNGLGYGRVGNLSPSLTLQELLSQIKTRLSPPDLIFSPSVDLQQNINRVAVLGGSGASYISAVVKTGAQVYLTSDCKFHQFQEARDRNLILIDAGHYATERPACDRLVQKFQNLGVEWVKLSEKDEDFRWFYGV, from the coding sequence ATGAAAGTTGCAGAATTAATCCATTGGTGGGAAAGTTGGGCTAATCCAGCATGGCAAGAAAGTTGGGATAATTGTGGTTGGCAAATTGAACCGGGAATTTTAGATGCACCTGCAAAGGTATTGATATGTTTAACTCCAACTTTAGCTGTGATGCAAGAAGCAATTTTGCTGCGTAACCAAGGTATTGAAATTAATTTAATTTTCGCTCATCATCCATTAATTTTTAGCCCGTTAAAATCTATTCGCACCGGAAACCCAATTTCAGAAATGGTGAGATTAGCTTTTTCTCATCAAATTGGTGTTTATACTGCTCATACTAATTTCGATCAAGTTAATGATGGCACAGCAGATGTTTTGGCGCAAATTTTAGAATTACAAGAAGTAACTCCGATTACCCCCACCCAAAATGGTTTAGGTTACGGAAGAGTAGGAAATTTATCACCAAGCTTAACTTTACAAGAGTTGCTTTCGCAAATTAAAACTCGCCTTTCGCCCCCTGATTTAATCTTTTCTCCTTCAGTAGATTTGCAGCAAAATATTAATAGAGTTGCGGTTTTAGGCGGTTCTGGTGCTAGTTATATTTCTGCGGTTGTGAAAACAGGGGCGCAAGTTTATTTAACTTCTGATTGCAAGTTTCATCAATTTCAAGAAGCACGCGATCGCAATTTAATTTTAATCGATGCTGGGCATTATGCCACAGAAAGACCTGCGTGCGATCGCTTAGTCCAAAAATTCCAAAACTTAGGCGTAGAATGGGTAAAACTTAGCGAAAAAGATGAAGATTTTCGCTGGTTTTACGGAGTTTGA